Genomic DNA from Cucurbita pepo subsp. pepo cultivar mu-cu-16 unplaced genomic scaffold, ASM280686v2 Cp4.1_scaffold002720, whole genome shotgun sequence:
TAATGAAATTTAATGTCATTTATGTGTTTTCACTTTAAATAAGTTTAGGTTGGTTCTGAGATTACTGGCCTTTTCTCCTCTTCTAGGTTCCCTTTTGCCGAACTTCACCGAAAGAAACGCCCCGACCAGGAAAACAAAGATGGCAGTGAAACTGAGgacgatgatgaagatgacgacgacgatgaCGCGAATGATCAGGATgacgatgacgatgatgaAGATTTCTCCGGAGGTGAAGAAGGAGATGACGGTGATCCCGAGGATGACCCTGAAGCAAATGGCGATGGAGGAGCTGGAGGTGATGATGACAATGGAGAtgaagacgacgacgacgacaatGGAGACGACGACGATGACgatgaggaagaggaagaagatgaggacGATGAAGATGACGAGGAGGAAACGCCTCAGCCACCCACCAAGAAGAGGAAGTGAGGATGTCCATTGGCCCTCCCCATTGTCGAGTTTCGAGTTTCGAGTTTCGGAGTAGTTAGGGGAGTTTAGCTAGTGTTAGCT
This window encodes:
- the LOC111786768 gene encoding prostatic spermine-binding protein-like (The sequence of the model RefSeq protein was modified relative to this genomic sequence to represent the inferred CDS: added 120 bases not found in genome assembly) yields the protein MELGGVGFVDRTMWVRSVLEAIAVETVFTTANSLACLLAAAGALLNDANALPGCAAIEEMFPFAELHRKKRPDQENKDGSETEDDDEDDDDDDANDQDDDDDDEDFSGGEEGDDGDPEDDPEANGDGGAGGDDDNGDEDDDDDNGDDDDDDEEEEEDEDDEDDEEETPQPPTKKRK